One stretch of Miscanthus floridulus cultivar M001 chromosome 18, ASM1932011v1, whole genome shotgun sequence DNA includes these proteins:
- the LOC136522691 gene encoding uncharacterized protein, whose amino-acid sequence MASGGLAAASEVAVVFLIRPVLAIAFVSTLILLGWYVAWTTVLVHVPLVQEIAGLRPKKPSKPKPANRGRVAKFYQNQAEAAQRNSKSEGTS is encoded by the exons ATGGCGAGCGGCGGCCTGGCGGCTGCGTCGGAGGTCGCCGTCGTCTTTCTCATCCGCCCCGTCCTCGCCATTGCCTTCGTCTCCACTCTCATCCTCCTCG GCTGGTACGTGGCGTGGACGACGGTGCTGGTGCACGTGCCGCTAGTGCAGGAGATCGCCGGCCTGCGACCGAAGAAGCCCTCTAAACCCAAGCCAGCCAACCGCGGCCGCGTCGCCAAGTTCTACCAGAACCAGGCCGAGGCCGCCCAAAG GAACAGCAAATCAGAAGGGACATCTTAA